One region of Dysidea avara chromosome 1, odDysAvar1.4, whole genome shotgun sequence genomic DNA includes:
- the LOC136252075 gene encoding E3 SUMO-protein ligase ZBED1-like: MVEGEGFLKLMDYLEPNCKVPSRKFITGMIYKKHKAVKAKLQDKLETEASSIALTTDIWTSSATEAYITVSAHYISTEWKMISCVLETPDMPERHTGQNIADKLMEIVDNWGISEKISVIVHDQASNMESSSDILERAASKLVGHFKHSVVASEELKKRQKQMEQSELKLIQSCTTQWNSTYYMLKRLVETRWPVSAVLSCEQVTKRKDRYLYLKSDQWTLAEELAKILEPFETATTFFSYEENSSFSTTLPVLLGLVEGLRKELERESEDPSPPAIEEFKRVVADEIARRWDLEQLETSDPMVLAPLVDPRFKLIQSLSEDSKECIRASIIEQMDSFSLAAAMTPSGSEDEVENEVQVVEPAQKKAKKLT; this comes from the exons ATGGTCGAAGGAGAAGGGTTTCTGAAACTGATGGATTATTTGGAACCCAACTGCAAAGTtcccagtagaaaattcattaCAGGTATGATATATAAAAAGCACAAAGCAGTGAAAGCAAAGTTACAAGACAAACTAGAAACAGAAGCTAGCTCGATTGCTCTCACGACGGATATTTGGACAAGCTCTGCCACTGAGGCATATATAACTGTCTCGGCACACTACATCTCGACGGAGTGGAAGATGATCTCTTGTGTGTTGGAAACTCCAGACATGCCTGAAAGGCACACAGGGCAGAATATAGCAGACAAACTAATGGAAATTGTGGACAACTGGGGCATCAGTGAAAAAATTTCTGTCATAGTCCATGATCAAGCTTCAAACATGGAAAGCTCTTCAGACATACTGGAAA GAGCTGCCAGTAAGTTGGTAGGACACTTCAAGCATAGTGTTGTGGCTAGTGAAGAATTGAAAAAAAGGCAAAAACAAATGGAACAATCAGAGCTCAAATTAATACAAAGTTGTACAACACAATGGAATTCGACTTACTATATGTTAAAGAGATTGGTTGAAACAAGATGGCCTGTTTCAGCAGTACTATCTTGTGAACAAGTCACTAAAAGAAAGGATCGATACTTATACCTGAAAAGTGATCAGTGGACACTTGCAGAGGAACTTGCAAAGATACTGGAACCATTTGAAACTGCAACCACCTTCTTTAGTTACGAAGAAAACTCATCTTTTTCTACTACACTACCAGTTTTGTTAGGCTTAGTGGAAGGTCTCAGGAAGGAACTTGAACGTGAAAGTGAAGATCCATCTCCTCCAGCTATAGAGGAATTCAAAAGAGTTGTAGCAGATGAAATTGCTAGGAGGTGGGATCTTGAGCAGCTGGAAACAAGTGACCCAATGGTACTTGCACCATTGGTAGACCCAAGGTTTAAATTGATTCAGTCATTATCTGAAGACAGCAAGGAGTGTATTAGAGCAAGTATAATTGAGCAGATGGACAGTTTCAGTTTGGCTGCAGCTATGACACCTTCTGGTTCTGAAGATGAAGTAGAGAATGAGGTACAGGTAGTTGAACCAGCTCAAAAGAAGGCAAAGAAGCTTACATAA